A part of Babylonia areolata isolate BAREFJ2019XMU chromosome 6, ASM4173473v1, whole genome shotgun sequence genomic DNA contains:
- the LOC143283103 gene encoding uncharacterized protein LOC143283103: MLCTICQQPFKMKEMGVSHGINNTRRNRMKVCSALCDQSLQYCLGLAHGVILFDVLQHLCGSMRWKWGTASIVLKQMNSSGKKIYEDGHSNMMVKREPQYFEDDVTDTKVFFGPDECSENEHEFPCSCVEPFETDLPKLQTSPKVCDPSQIGGSCSLLQHYASSAHMEKKETTTKTQCHFCHARFSKEDQQVLAEHLCEVHTKEICLDVICDICSSLFQDSNELSQHKKNVHGVHVIRDGYDRINSYKCDECLQVFLTHHDLLKHEKSCHSSLKQTSRKTFLDTALFGRHTHSERKQEDSEDRKRYQCHCCNKEYPTKLRLQRHNQFVHSQQMAVDCTVCGKSFRNKVLLKHHTQFIHSKQTPANCLVCGKTYRNAHLLKMHTKVVHKVKVIGDTLHESLLQCIYCTHTFSTVADDAVTNHLAECHDKKGSPSHSLSCNTCGDEFKKKVYLTRHIKKAHGLGTVAGTRAQHKKKKESERKRHPCDKCGKTYTQSALSKHIRIYHTTHEPVDCDMCGKTFINSFHLAQHKRQHAPGKICHICGASFKTDTGLHGHLAAHKGTKSHVCEVCGAGFVRKTSWQRHVKLHSESVQLQCDCCSKTFRTVYSLNTHMLAKHHQGVFFHNRLKTLEEVGYAVDAEAISRHLSHQCVTCGENLNSGICPSHPDNFMLVFKCNFCELVVCHVDDLCQHLKQHDIPLAFTASTRNFTASWSAKRDDSDVDYTCQVCHKSFRRRENLVGHMKQHQEKAYECHVCLKKFTYKCNMKNHLRTHSDDKPFQCELCPRAFKCKQLLNNHRLVHNLSQSPFKCHICGKGLTRKFFLQRHCRQMHPGVTV; encoded by the coding sequence ATGCTTTGCACCATTTGTCAACAGCCCTTCAAAATGAAGGAGATGGGTGTGTCTCATGGCATTAATAACACTAGAAGAAACAGGATGAAGGTGTGTTCTGCTCTGTGTGATCAGTCACTTCAGTACTGTCTGGGTCTTGCCCATGGAGTTATCCTTTTTGATGTCTTGCAGCATCTGTGTGGAAGTATGAGATGGAAATGGGGCACTGCCTCCATTGTCCTTAAGCAGATGAACAGCTCCGGCAAGAAAATATATGAAGATGGACATTCCAACATGATGGTTAAAAGAGAGCCACAGTATTTTGAGGATGATGTGACAGATACCAAAGTCTTCTTTGGGCCAGATGAGTGTTCAGAAAATGAACACGAATTTCCCTGCTCGTGTGTGGAGCCTTTTGAAACTGATTTGCCAAAGTTGCAAACATCTCCAAAGGTGTGCGATCCATCCCAGATTGGAGGCAGCTGTTCACTACTGCAGCATTATGCAAGTTCagcacacatggaaaaaaaagagacaacaaccaAGACACAGTGCCATTTCTGTCATGCCAGGTTTTCAAAAGAAGATCAACAAGTGCTGGCAGAACATTTATGTGAAGTTCACACAAAAGAGATCTGTTTAGATGTCATTTGTGATATATGCAGTTCTTTGTTCCAAGACAGTAACGAGCTAAGTCAGCACAAGAAAAATGTGCATGGAGTACACGTAATAAGAGATGGGTATGACAGGATCAACAGTTATAAATGTGATGAGTGTCTCCAGGTATTTTTAACTCATCACGATTTACTGAAGCACGAGAAGAGCTGCCATTCCAGTTTAAAGCAAACCTCCAGAAAAACCTTTCTGGACACTGCTCTGTTTGGCAGGCATACACATAGTGAACGTAAACAGGAAGActcagaggacagaaagagataccAGTGTCATTGTTGTAACAAAGAATACCCGACCAAACTCAGACTGCAACGCCACAATCAGTTTGTTCATTCACAACAAATGGCTGTggactgtacagtgtgtgggaaGTCTTTCAGGAACAAAGTGTTGTTGAAGCACCACACCCAGTTCATACATTCCAAACAGACGCCAGCCAACTGCCTGGTCTGTGGGAAGACCTACAGGAATGCTCACCTGTTGAAGATGCACACCAAGGTGGTGCACAAGGTTAAAGTGATTGGTGACACACTGCACGAATCATTATTACAGTGCATTTACTGCACTCACACATTCTCCACAGTTGCAGATGATGCTGTTACAAACCACTTGGCAGAGTGCCATGACAAAAAAGGATCACCATCTCACAGTCTGAGCTGTAATACTTGCGGTGATGAGTTCAAAAAGAAAGTCTACTTAACTCGACACATCAAAAAAGCCCATGGGCTGGGCACTGTTGCAGGAACCAGAGcccaacacaagaagaagaaagaaagtgagagaaagagacatccCTGTGATAAATGTGGTAAGACCTACACTCAAAGCGCGCTGTCCAAACACATCCGCATTTACCACACCACACATGAACCTGTTGATTGTGACATGTGTGGCAAAACCTTCATCAACTCCTTCCATCTGGCTCAGCACAAGCGACAGCATGCACCGGGAAAAATCTGTCACATCTGTGGTGCAAGTTTCAAAACTGATACAGGGCTCCATGGACATCTGGCCGCTCACAAAGGAACCAAGTCccatgtgtgtgaggtgtgtggggcgGGCTTTGTGCGCAAAACGTCCTGGCAGCGGCATGTCAAACTTCACTCTGAAAGCGTCCAACTTCAGTGTGACTGTTGCTCCAAAACCTTCAGGACGGTGTACTCCCTCAACACTCACATGCTGGCCAAGCATCACCAAGGCGTCTTCTTTCACAACCGCCTCAAAACACTGGAGGAAGTCGGTTATGCCGTTGATGCAGAAGCCATCAGCCGACACCTCAGCCACCAATGCGTGACCTGCGGTGAAAACTTGAACAGCGGAATATGCCCCTCCCATCCTGACAACTTCATGCTTGTGTTTAAATGTAACTTCTGCGAGCTGGTGGTGTGCCATGTAGATGACCTTTGCCAGCATCTGAAACAGCATGACATTCCTCTCGCTTTCACCGCCTCCACCCGGAATTTCACAGCCTCTTGGAGCGCTAAGCGAGATGACAGTGACGTGGATTACACCTGCCAGGTGTGTCACAAGAGCTTTCGGCGCCGGGAGAACCTGGTGGGACACATGAAGCAGCACCAGGAGAAGGCCTACGAATGCCATGTCTGTCTGAAGAAGTTCACCTACAAGTGCAACATGAAGAACCACCTGCGCACCCACTCAGATGACAAGCCCTTTCAGTGTGAACTCTGCCCCAGGGCCTTCAAGTGCAAGCAGCTGTTGAACAACCACAGGCTGGTGCACAACCTCAGTCAGTCTCCTTTCAAGTGCCACATTTGTGGAAAGGGGCTGACTCGCAAGTTTTTTCTCCAGAGGCACTGCAGGCAGATGCATCCGGGTGTGACGGTGTGA